A stretch of Amycolatopsis tolypomycina DNA encodes these proteins:
- a CDS encoding NADP-dependent oxidoreductase encodes MSTATEIRLASRPEGVPTHDNFEIVDTEVPSAGDGQILVRNLIMSVDPAMRGRMKDVKSYAPPFQVGEVMSGGAVGEVVESNVDDVKVGDHVLHQGGWRTHAVLDAGRYVKVDGAAAPLSTYLGVLGMPGLTAYSGLLESAEFKPGDTVFVSGAAGAVGSLVGQIAKLKGAKRVIGSAGSAEKVRHLIDDLGFDAAFNYKDGPVVEQLHKAAPEGIDVYFDNVGGDHLEAAIDAITLHGRIVICGMISTYNATEPTPAPRNLAQVIAKRLTIRGLLVIDHWHLQQQFVSEIAPLVSSGEIKYSETFVDGIRNAPEAFLGLLSGANTGKMLVRIAD; translated from the coding sequence ATGAGCACGGCGACCGAGATCCGGCTGGCTTCGCGTCCGGAAGGCGTTCCGACGCACGACAACTTCGAGATCGTCGACACCGAGGTGCCGTCGGCGGGCGACGGCCAGATCCTGGTGCGCAACCTGATCATGAGCGTCGACCCGGCGATGCGCGGCCGGATGAAGGACGTCAAGTCCTACGCGCCGCCGTTCCAGGTCGGCGAGGTCATGTCCGGCGGGGCGGTCGGCGAGGTCGTCGAGTCGAACGTCGACGACGTCAAGGTGGGCGACCACGTGCTGCACCAGGGGGGCTGGCGCACCCACGCCGTGCTCGACGCGGGCCGGTACGTCAAGGTCGACGGGGCCGCCGCGCCGCTGTCGACCTACCTCGGCGTGCTCGGCATGCCGGGCCTGACCGCGTACTCGGGCCTGCTGGAGTCGGCCGAGTTCAAGCCGGGCGACACGGTGTTCGTCTCCGGCGCGGCCGGCGCGGTCGGCTCGCTCGTCGGGCAGATCGCGAAGCTGAAGGGCGCCAAGCGCGTCATCGGCTCGGCGGGTTCGGCGGAGAAGGTCCGCCACCTGATCGACGACCTCGGCTTCGACGCCGCCTTCAACTACAAGGACGGCCCGGTCGTCGAGCAGCTGCACAAGGCGGCGCCGGAGGGCATCGACGTCTACTTCGACAACGTCGGCGGCGACCACCTCGAAGCCGCGATCGACGCGATCACCCTGCACGGCCGGATCGTCATCTGCGGGATGATCTCCACGTACAACGCGACCGAGCCGACGCCGGCGCCGCGCAACCTCGCGCAGGTCATCGCCAAGCGGCTCACCATCCGCGGCCTGCTGGTGATCGACCACTGGCACCTGCAGCAGCAGTTCGTCAGCGAGATCGCGCCGCTGGTCAGCTCCGGCGAGATCAAGTACTCGGAGACCTTCGTGGACGGCATCCGCAACGCGCCCGAGGCGTTCCTCGGCCTGCTGTCGGGCGCCAACACCGGCAAGATGCTGGTCCGCATCGCCGACTAG
- a CDS encoding HAD family hydrolase, whose amino-acid sequence MLCVLDVNETLLDLAALDATIGGPELRREWFGLAIHTVLTVTATGGYRDFAGIAGDAAIEVAARHGREPDLPAIAAGLRSLPAHPDVEPGLVQLREAGHTVVALTNSPLATAEAQLQNAGLAPLLDRIFSAEQVGRLKPAPEPYRQVTAAYPGERAVLVAAHDWDIAGAQAAGLETALLTRPGVHPLPGSPAPTYTASTLPELAALL is encoded by the coding sequence ATGCTGTGCGTCCTCGACGTCAACGAGACCCTGCTCGACCTGGCCGCGCTGGACGCCACGATCGGCGGCCCCGAGCTGCGGCGCGAGTGGTTCGGGCTGGCGATCCACACCGTGCTGACCGTCACGGCCACCGGCGGCTACCGCGACTTCGCGGGCATCGCCGGCGACGCCGCGATCGAGGTCGCGGCCCGGCACGGGCGCGAGCCGGATCTCCCCGCGATCGCGGCGGGGCTGCGTTCGCTGCCCGCCCATCCGGACGTCGAGCCGGGCCTGGTGCAGCTGCGCGAAGCGGGTCACACCGTCGTCGCGCTGACGAACTCGCCGCTCGCCACGGCCGAGGCGCAGCTGCAGAACGCCGGGCTGGCCCCGCTGCTCGACCGGATCTTCTCGGCCGAGCAGGTCGGCAGGCTGAAGCCGGCGCCCGAGCCGTACCGGCAGGTCACGGCCGCCTACCCCGGCGAGCGCGCGGTGCTGGTCGCGGCGCACGACTGGGACATCGCGGGCGCCCAGGCCGCGGGCCTCGAGACGGCGTTGCTCACCCGTCCCGGTGTCCACCCGCTGCCCGGCTCGCCCGCGCCCACCTACACCGCGTCGACCCTGCCGGAGCTGGCCGCGCTCCTCTAG